The Ruania halotolerans genome contains the following window.
TGGCGCATCTGGAGTGAACGCACCAAGTAGTTGGGTCAGCGCTTGCGACTGAGTGAGGGGTTCATGCCTAAGGCTGCGCACCTCCCGGCGGAGGCGAGCCCGCTGTTGCTGGGCATCTCCTTCTAGTTCCCTAAGCTCGTCGCCGATCTCACTGAGGCTGGTCCTCAGCGCACCAACCTCAACCTGAAGGGTCGCTGCGGCTGACGCCAGCTTGCTATACGGCGTTGAACGGTCTGCTTCCACCAGCTTTTCGATGCCGGTTGCCAGTCGATGCTGGACAGCGTCCAACTTGCTGCCAAGGACCCGATTTTGATGCCAGAGCTGGATCATCAGAACTAGGAGCGCCCCTCCGGTGAGCACCGCCGCCGCTGCTCCGAGTGCGTCAAGAATCGCCATCGAGGTGCCACCCGCCACAGCGAGCACCGCTACGAGAGCCTGTATACGCCGATGCGTCGACATGAAGGTCACCTCTCAGTCTTCCAAGCCCGACCGCAACAGTAGCAATCCACCGACATGTTTCGTAGATGCGGCCGCCTGCGCTCGTCCGCTAGCCGGGACGGAGCTCACGAGTAATGGTTGGACGAGATCGCGTCATCGGATGGGACGCACGCGTTGAATGTCGAGCGAGTCGGGCCATACGACAGCGCCACATCCACGGCCAACACGCCCCCTTCCGATCGGCGCGTGGTGGCAGTCAGCCCCTCGCGCCACGCCACGTCGACTCGGCATCCGTCGACGAGCGCGTACCCAAGTACCGGGCCGTCCGCTTGCGGTACGGCCAGATCGGCGCCGACCTCTAACTGAGCCAGCGCGGCTCCGGCCGCATCGACCACCGCCGAGTTGTATTCGCCGCGGTATACCGTGTGGAGGTAACGAGCTCGTCTGCCGTCGGCCATTGTGCGGACAGTAGTACACATGACTGCCACGTCGCTTGGTGCATCAACCGCGAATCGGACCAGGGGGCCCTGAGTGGCGAGAAGTGAGAAGCGGACCAGATCGGGCGTTGGCGCCCTGGACTCACGGATCCAAGGAGTGTCGAGATCTCGCAGTCGATCGACGAAGGAGGATGGCGAGTAGCGCTCGCGTACTAGATGCTGAGCACGCTTCACGTGTTCCACGTATCGATCAGGGTTGTCGACGAAGCTCTGCACGACAGCGACCGCCTGATCTGGATCAGCGTAGACGGCTGCATCACCGAAGGTACGCCTGTGTTTAGGGGATGTAACGGTCAAAACACCACTAGCGATCGCTTCGAGGATCACACGCCCGAAGGCCTCGTTCGCATTCTCGTTATCAAGATACACGAAAAAGTCGAGATCCTGAAGGAAATCTTGGACATCTTTTACTTTATGTCGGAGCAGTTCCCAATTCTCGGGAATCTCATAGCCTGATTCCTTCATCATCCGGGTAACCGTATTTTTTGCGCCCATCATTCTCACCGAGAATTCGGCGGGAAACCCGTACCCTTCGAGCATGCGATCCGCCGTCGACGGGAACTTCATGCTGGTATCCCGCGAGTACCGACCGATGGCCACAGGTTCTGAAAATTCGCGCTTACTCCTGACGTTCCACGAGTCGAGGTCAATCAGTCCTGGACTGTCCCATTCAGAGATGTTCAGTTGAGCATCGTGTTCCAGCAGCATCTGACGAACGGTTGGCCCTTGCGGAACCCACAATGGGGGCACCCCGAAGAGGTCAACTGAGTGCTCGGTCACAGTCGAAGGGACGTACCGCTGATCACTTCCGTCTGGCTCTGCAGGTGCTTGGTTCGCGACGATGAGGAGATGTCTAGGTGTGAATGCGTTGGAGACGTGCGGAGGAAACTGGAGGATAGGAGGATAGCGCAGGATCAGGGTTTCCACATCGACATGATCGTCAATGTGAATCCATTCGACTTCGCCCGATTGGATGAGTTCGCGAATCGGTGCGCAGAGAGGATCGTCCTTTCGCGTCATGAATCTCATGGCCTCGAGATGCATAATGCCAACTCTCATGCCAGCGCCGCGGCAGGCATCAATCTCCGCAAGCATCGAGTTCTGTGGGCCACCATGCCGCCGCCAGTCACCTGCGAATACCACGTCGAAGTGAGGGGGGGCGGTAAGGCGATCAGCTATCGCTGTTGACCAGCGGCGGGGGACAGGGAACGGTCGGACTGACGTCGGGTCGAGGAAGGGGTCTGCGCCGCGTTCTTCGATTGTTCGGTGCCACATCGAATAGGCTGTTCGATACGCGCGCCGACTTGAATGACGCCAACCAGCTGAGAAGTCAGAGGCAGACAGGGTGTCATCGCCAGCTCGCAGTAGTGTAAGCGCCCGTCGTGGGAGCGTGTGGATCTTCGTGCCAAACGCAGCTTCAATGCGCCAGGCGTATTCAGTATCGGCGGCCTTCCTGACCGGGTCGAACAGTCCAATTCGGGCGGGAACGTCTGGAATTCGGAACATGAGCGAAGGTGCACAGGCGACGACCGCGTCATACCCCGGCCTCCCGAACTTCAGTTCCTCAGAGATCCGGACACCCCAGCCTCGCGTGGCAAGAACTCCGGACCTACGCAACATGGGGCCAACGCCGGCCTCCAGATACGTCGGATGGACCCAGTCTCCCGAATCTACGACCACAGCGAAGGTGCCACGAGCCTGGCTCAAGGCAGTGTTTCGTGCCCGGTAGGTTCCACCGTTCACAGCTTTACGGATGACGCGCACGCGCGGGTCGAGATTCTCTGCGCGTGTGAGAACGCTATCGTCGCGCTGTGGGGACGCGTCATCGACGATCAACATCTCCCAGTTCTGCCAACTCTGCTGAATCACCGAGCGAACCGTGGTGAGTAGTGCATCATCGGGGTTGAAGGCGCTGGTAATGACAGTGATCAGCGCTGGCCCGTCTATGACCTGTTCCGGCGGGCATGTGATTCGATCAAACAGTGTTGGTCCGTCAGGTCGCAAACTAATCGACTCGCTCGGCGACAGGTGGAGCGCTTCATTCAAGGCTCCGAGCCATAGAGCAGGGTCCTGGTCACTGTCACCGGGATGTAGCAGGTCAGCGAGGACTGAGGCGCGAATGTGGTCGGGGATGTCCACCGAGTCGTCGTCAAGTAGGCGCTGCGCAGCATCACGCTCGCCTTGAATGGCCAACAGCTGGAGAAGCAGGGCGGCGTGCCTGTCGAGCACCGACGTACCCCATGACCGGGTGACGAATTGATAAAGGTCGGTAGCTTGTCGGATCTCGCGCTCGTCGCCCAATTGGAGTGCCAGTACCCGCGCGAAGTCGCATGTCCACTCGGGATCGAGAACGGCGACAAGCTCGGCAGGGTCGAGTGCTGAAGTGGGGAGGTCAGCGAGTTCCTTGGCAGTGAGACGCCCCGACGTGGCGAGGTGCGCGAGGATTTCCCGCCCTGCAACAGATTTCGTACGGAGCAGGGTGGTAGCGAGACTGCGTGGATCGCGGCGGGCGAACGGCGTGTGGTCCTCGTGCACCCGTGCGTTACTGAGGCGCCACTCAGGTTGCTTGTCTGTCACTGGTCTTCTGGGCGCCGATCAAGGCGGCCTTGATCGGTTGACTCTGTCGTGGCACGTAGTGATTCGGTAGCTGAGTGGAGGAGCGCCGTGGCCTCCTCAAGCGAAGCCTGCGATCGGTCCAGGCGGCCCACATATTGTGCCTGCAGGAGGCGGATCGTACCCATCAAATCCGCAACTTGCGGCACTGGGCGTTCAACTGGCGGGCGCTTGGCGCTGCCATTGAATCGAGTGCGAGTTCGGCGGTTCGTGTCCAAGAGCACAGCAGCCAACATGACGCCGATGGTGGTGAGACCGACCTCTGGCAGCCATGGGTGACCGGCAATCGCGCTGATGATCGTTAGGAGTGCGGGCGTCGCAAAGGCGGCGAGAGCGAGTAGATACTTGCGCGATCTCATGGGCGGGTCGCTCCTGGTAGTGTGCGGGAGTCCACGTCTGCCCCCTCAGGTGATACTGGTCCGGACGGTGAGCAGTTAACCATAACCGGAGGCGTCTGAAGTGTCGCGCATCGCCTTGGCCAGGAGCACGTCGATCCGTGCACAGGGCATCCGTTCCGAGCAGGTGCTGAAGGGTGCTTTCGGCTTCGCCAACGCTGGGATCCGGACGGGGTCCTTGGCCCTTCAGGATGTGTTGGCAGGTGCGGCCACGGACGGGAGATTCGACGCTGCTACCTTCATCCAGCGCGTATTGGACGAGGGAACCCTTCCCTCGGAGAGCACGCTGGAGCCGCGTGTGAAAGCGACTCTCGCCTTCTTGCAGGTGTGCGCGACGGACCCTGATCGCGAGGAGATAGCCCTTGCAGGGCTGACTGAGATTGCCGTCAAGTGCGGCGAGTCCCGATTGGTCGGCCCAACTCAGCAGACCCTGGCACAACTGGCGATGTTGCGGGGCATGCCTGAGACTCTCGATCGGTTCCAGCTCAGCAGACTGCCCGCGGTTGTTCGACGGTATATCGAGATCGACCGCGCGAACCCCTACGTGGGCAGGCCGATCGGTAACGATGACCCCTCCGCGCATCGAGCCTGGGAGGAGAAGTTGGGCGCTGAGTTCCTCAGTGCAGGTCGCGCAGGACTCTCAGTGAGACCTGACCAGGACACTCTGTTTGACGGCCTGGGGGCCGACATATCGACGAGACGTGATGGCCCACTCGTGACCGTGGTGATGCCCTGCTATCGGCCGGACAGTGGCCTGATTACCTCAGTACGTTCAATCATTGCCCAGTCGTACGAGAATCTCCAGATCGTTTTGGTCGACGACGCCTCGGGGCCGGGTTACGAGCAGATGTTCGACCGCTGCCGTCAGATGGATGATCGTGTTGAGGTCCACCATGCCGAGCACAATGGCGGTACCTACGCAGCACGCAACCAAGGGCTCTCCGTGAGCCGTGGTGAGTTGATCACCTTCCAAGACGCTGACGACTGGTCGCACCCGGAGCGTATCGAACGACAAGTGGCGAAGCTCCGCACGCATCGTCGAGCAGCCGGTTCGATCAGCGATGCCATCAGGGCCAAGGACGACCTCACGCATCAGTGGCTGGGCTACCGGCCTCGTCGCAGGAACGCGTCATCGTTGATGATCCGGCGAACGGTCGTGGAATCGATCGGCGGATTCGACATGGTCCGGAAGAGTGCAGATTCCGAGTACTACGAACGGGTCAAGGCGGCCGCCGGTCCTGTCCTCGATGTTGACGAGCCGTTGGCGGTCACCCGGCTCCGTGCTGGCACGCTCTCCCGCGCGGACTTCCGCTACCAGTGGCTTGCCCACGACCGCATGATCTACCGGGACAACTTTCGGTACTGGCATGCCACCGCGGGATCGCCGCTCCGCATCGATCCGGGTACCGACCGTGCGTTTCCAGCCCCACGTACGTTCCAGCAACCACGGAGCACGCTCGAACCCCGTCGTATTCCGGTACTTGTGGTCGCTGACCTGAGTGACCCACGCTTTGAACAGCCGATTGCGACGGCTGTAGACAGAATGGTGAGTCAGGGCGCCGAGCCTGCACTCCTTCACCGGGAGAACGCGCTCCTGGGCCGGAGCAGGCGCCCGGACGTGCTTGAGTCGTACATGGGAATGGCCGCGGCTGGAACAGTGGAGATGGTCGCTGACAACGAGCCGCTCGATGTCGGCTTAGTCGTCCTAATTGATCCCAACATCCTCGCGAGCGCTCATCGACCGGCTGCCGAGGTTCGTTGCGACGAAGTGGTGGGAGTTCTGTCGGTTCCCACAACGCTGGACGATATCGTCGACCACCTCGTCGTTGCCGACGAGTGCGTGACTTCATTCGGACGCGCACCGCGCTGGGTCGCATCTAGTCATGACAGTCGTACCGCATTGGAAATTGACGGATTCTCAGACCTCCAGCTCTTCGACGACGTGCTCGACGCGTGTGCTGATCTTGGCCGAACCAATACGGACGAATGATGGAGAATGGATCGCGGATGCGAGTTTCGGTGATCGGACTTGGAAAGATCGGCCTCCCCCTGGCTACTCAGTTCGCCGACGCTGGGCACCGCGTGGCTGGCATCGATATCGACTCACGAGTAGTGGACCTCGTCAACGCCGGCACTGAACCGTTCCCGGGCGAGGCACACCTGGCCGAACGCCTCGCCGAACTGGTGCCCACCGGCCGGCTCCGAGCGACCACCGACTACGCCGACGCGGTCCCTGGTAGCGACGCCGTAGTGATCGTGGTGCCGCTGTTCGTCAACGACGAGACCTGGGAGCCGGATTTCGGATGGATGGACTCGGCCACCCGATCGCTGGCTGAGCACCTGACGCCTGGCACGCTCGTCTCCTACGAGACCACGTTGCCGGTGGGGACCACACGCGCGCGGTGGAAGCCCATGATCGAGGAGATCTCCGGCTTGACCGAAGGGGAGGACTTCCATCTCGTCTTCTCCCCGGAACGGGTGCTCACTGGGCGAGTGTTCGCGGACCTACGCCGCTATCCGAAGCTCATCGGCGGGCTCTCCCCGGCGGGCGCGGCAGCGGCGACCGCGTTCTACGAGGCGGTGCTCGAGTTCGACGATCGCCCCGATCTGGACCGCCCGAACGGAGTGTGGGATCTCGGCAGCGCCGAAGCCGCCGAGATGGCCAAGCTTGCTGAGACCACCTACCGGGACGTGAACATCGCGCTGGCTAACCAGTTCGGAACCTTCGCCGCCGCGAATGGGATCGACGTGCACCAGGTGATCGAGGCGTCGAACTCTCAGCCGTACTCTCACATCCATCGCCCGGGCATCGCCGTCGGTGGCCACTGCATCCCGGTGTACCCGCGGCTGTACCTGTGGACCGACCCGGACGCCACGGTAGTGCGTGCCGCACGGCAGGCGAACATGCAGATGCCCTCCTACACCGTCGGGCTCCTCGACGGTGCTCTGGGCGGCCTGACGGGACGCCGGGTGGTGGTGCTCGGCGCCTCCTACCGCGGAGGAGTGAAGGAAACGGCCTTCTCTGGGGTGTTCCCCACGGTGGCCGCCCTGCGGGAGGCCGGTGCGGAGGTACTGGTGCACGACCCGATGTACTCCGACGACGAACTCGCCGCGTACGGGTTCACTCCCTATCACCGCGGTGAGCCCATCACAGCGGCTATCGTGCAGGCTGATCACCCCGAGTACGCCGAGTTGACTCCCGCAGACCTGCCAGGGATCGAGGTACTCGTGGACGGGCGCCGAGTGACCGCCGCCGCGCGGTGGCCCGGCGTGCGCCATCTGACGGTGGGGGTTGGCACACTGGAGGGATGACCCACACCTCTGGACTCCTCGCCATCACGGGCGGATACGTCGTCCCCGTCAGTGCCCCACCGATCGAGAACGGCACGGTGATCGTCACCGATGGGGTGATTACCGCCGTCGGTGGCGCCGATCTCCCGGTGGCCGGTGATGCCCAGGTGATCGATGCGACCGGCAAGTGGGTGCTCCCCGGTTTCGTCGAATCACACGGTCACGTCGGCATCCACGAGGACGGCGAGGGCTGGTCCGGAAACGACACCAACGAGGCCACCGACCCGAACGGCGCCCGGTTCCGTGCGCTCGATGCGATCGATATCGAGGAAGTCGGTTTCCGGGACGCCCTCGCGGGCGGGATCACGTCGGTGGTGGTCAAGCCGGGTTCGGCGAACCCGATCGGTGGGCGCACTGTTGCGATCAAGACCTGGGGTGGTCGCACCGTGGACGAGCAGCTACTCGCCGCCGATGTGTCGGTGAAGTCGGCGTTGGGGGAGAACCCGAAGCGCTTCTACGGAGATAAGAAGGTCACCCCGTCCACCCGGCAGGGGGTAGCAGCGGTGCTCCGGGAGGCATTCGTGGCTGCCCGCAACTACGCCGAGGCGCGTGCGCAGGCGGCGAGCAAGGGCGAGCCGTTCGCCCGCGACCTCACCCACGAGACGCTCGCCGATGTGCTCGACGGCACACTCGCCTGGGACCAGCACTGCCACCGCCACGATGACATCGCCACCGCCATCAGGCTCTCCGAGGAGTTCGGGTACCGGCTCGTGGTGAACCACGGCACCGAGGGGCACAAGATCGCCGACGTGCTCGCGGAGAAGAACATCCCGGTGATCTTCGGGCCGATGTTCACCTCCCGGGCGAAGGTGGAGCTGCGCGATCGCGCGATCAGCAACCTTGCCCACCTTGCTGCCGCCGGTGTGCGGGTGGCCATCACCACCGACCACCCAGTGGTGCCGATCAACTTCCTCGTGCACCAGGCCACACTCGCCGTCAAGGAAGGTCTGCCGCGAGAAGTAGCGCTTGAGGCGCTCACCGTGAACCCGGCGGCGATCCTCGGCCTGGATGAGCGCGTGGGTGCCCTTGAGGTGGGCCGCGATGGTGACGTTGTGATCTGGTCCG
Protein-coding sequences here:
- a CDS encoding glycosyltransferase — protein: MTDKQPEWRLSNARVHEDHTPFARRDPRSLATTLLRTKSVAGREILAHLATSGRLTAKELADLPTSALDPAELVAVLDPEWTCDFARVLALQLGDEREIRQATDLYQFVTRSWGTSVLDRHAALLLQLLAIQGERDAAQRLLDDDSVDIPDHIRASVLADLLHPGDSDQDPALWLGALNEALHLSPSESISLRPDGPTLFDRITCPPEQVIDGPALITVITSAFNPDDALLTTVRSVIQQSWQNWEMLIVDDASPQRDDSVLTRAENLDPRVRVIRKAVNGGTYRARNTALSQARGTFAVVVDSGDWVHPTYLEAGVGPMLRRSGVLATRGWGVRISEELKFGRPGYDAVVACAPSLMFRIPDVPARIGLFDPVRKAADTEYAWRIEAAFGTKIHTLPRRALTLLRAGDDTLSASDFSAGWRHSSRRAYRTAYSMWHRTIEERGADPFLDPTSVRPFPVPRRWSTAIADRLTAPPHFDVVFAGDWRRHGGPQNSMLAEIDACRGAGMRVGIMHLEAMRFMTRKDDPLCAPIRELIQSGEVEWIHIDDHVDVETLILRYPPILQFPPHVSNAFTPRHLLIVANQAPAEPDGSDQRYVPSTVTEHSVDLFGVPPLWVPQGPTVRQMLLEHDAQLNISEWDSPGLIDLDSWNVRSKREFSEPVAIGRYSRDTSMKFPSTADRMLEGYGFPAEFSVRMMGAKNTVTRMMKESGYEIPENWELLRHKVKDVQDFLQDLDFFVYLDNENANEAFGRVILEAIASGVLTVTSPKHRRTFGDAAVYADPDQAVAVVQSFVDNPDRYVEHVKRAQHLVRERYSPSSFVDRLRDLDTPWIRESRAPTPDLVRFSLLATQGPLVRFAVDAPSDVAVMCTTVRTMADGRRARYLHTVYRGEYNSAVVDAAGAALAQLEVGADLAVPQADGPVLGYALVDGCRVDVAWREGLTATTRRSEGGVLAVDVALSYGPTRSTFNACVPSDDAISSNHYS
- a CDS encoding glycosyltransferase family A protein, whose translation is MTVVMPCYRPDSGLITSVRSIIAQSYENLQIVLVDDASGPGYEQMFDRCRQMDDRVEVHHAEHNGGTYAARNQGLSVSRGELITFQDADDWSHPERIERQVAKLRTHRRAAGSISDAIRAKDDLTHQWLGYRPRRRNASSLMIRRTVVESIGGFDMVRKSADSEYYERVKAAAGPVLDVDEPLAVTRLRAGTLSRADFRYQWLAHDRMIYRDNFRYWHATAGSPLRIDPGTDRAFPAPRTFQQPRSTLEPRRIPVLVVADLSDPRFEQPIATAVDRMVSQGAEPALLHRENALLGRSRRPDVLESYMGMAAAGTVEMVADNEPLDVGLVVLIDPNILASAHRPAAEVRCDEVVGVLSVPTTLDDIVDHLVVADECVTSFGRAPRWVASSHDSRTALEIDGFSDLQLFDDVLDACADLGRTNTDE
- a CDS encoding nucleotide sugar dehydrogenase, encoding MRVSVIGLGKIGLPLATQFADAGHRVAGIDIDSRVVDLVNAGTEPFPGEAHLAERLAELVPTGRLRATTDYADAVPGSDAVVIVVPLFVNDETWEPDFGWMDSATRSLAEHLTPGTLVSYETTLPVGTTRARWKPMIEEISGLTEGEDFHLVFSPERVLTGRVFADLRRYPKLIGGLSPAGAAAATAFYEAVLEFDDRPDLDRPNGVWDLGSAEAAEMAKLAETTYRDVNIALANQFGTFAAANGIDVHQVIEASNSQPYSHIHRPGIAVGGHCIPVYPRLYLWTDPDATVVRAARQANMQMPSYTVGLLDGALGGLTGRRVVVLGASYRGGVKETAFSGVFPTVAALREAGAEVLVHDPMYSDDELAAYGFTPYHRGEPITAAIVQADHPEYAELTPADLPGIEVLVDGRRVTAAARWPGVRHLTVGVGTLEG
- a CDS encoding amidohydrolase: MTHTSGLLAITGGYVVPVSAPPIENGTVIVTDGVITAVGGADLPVAGDAQVIDATGKWVLPGFVESHGHVGIHEDGEGWSGNDTNEATDPNGARFRALDAIDIEEVGFRDALAGGITSVVVKPGSANPIGGRTVAIKTWGGRTVDEQLLAADVSVKSALGENPKRFYGDKKVTPSTRQGVAAVLREAFVAARNYAEARAQAASKGEPFARDLTHETLADVLDGTLAWDQHCHRHDDIATAIRLSEEFGYRLVVNHGTEGHKIADVLAEKNIPVIFGPMFTSRAKVELRDRAISNLAHLAAAGVRVAITTDHPVVPINFLVHQATLAVKEGLPREVALEALTVNPAAILGLDERVGALEVGRDGDVVIWSEDPLEIGARVEQVVIGGRPVLAPGDGGPRVVERSERFSA